A window from Nitrospirota bacterium encodes these proteins:
- a CDS encoding GDP-mannose 4,6-dehydratase — MKNIIVTGCAGFIGWKVSHLLLEKNKKVIGIDNINNYYDPALKIWRLNILKKYPNFKFYKVDIDDYKKTRKIFQENKIDAVINLAARAGVRASVENPWVYLDTNTKGTLNLLECCKDYKVKKFILASTSSLYASLDMPFKETSKTDTPLAPYSATKKGAEALCYAYHYLHGIDITVLRYFTVYGPAGRPDMSIFKFVKNMDAGKPIPLFGDGTQTRDFTYIDDIADGTIRALKTKGYEIINLGSDRPVKLNYVIGLLEKNLGKKAKIKRLKMHPADVTATWAHIEKAKKMLGWKPKMPLEKGIENTVKWFMENKKFLKSLKWKA; from the coding sequence ATGAAAAATATTATCGTTACAGGATGCGCGGGTTTTATAGGGTGGAAGGTTTCCCATCTCCTGCTTGAAAAAAATAAGAAAGTTATCGGCATTGACAACATAAACAATTACTACGACCCTGCGCTCAAAATATGGCGGCTCAATATATTAAAAAAATATCCTAACTTCAAATTCTATAAAGTTGACATTGATGATTACAAAAAAACCAGAAAAATTTTTCAGGAAAACAAAATAGATGCCGTTATCAACCTTGCGGCAAGGGCAGGCGTAAGGGCGTCAGTAGAAAACCCGTGGGTATATCTTGATACAAATACAAAAGGGACGCTGAATCTTCTTGAGTGCTGTAAGGATTACAAAGTCAAAAAATTCATCCTTGCATCAACCTCAAGCCTTTATGCATCGCTGGACATGCCGTTTAAGGAGACATCAAAAACCGATACTCCACTTGCCCCTTATTCCGCCACAAAAAAAGGCGCTGAGGCATTATGTTACGCATATCATTATCTCCACGGCATTGACATAACCGTACTTAGATATTTCACTGTCTACGGGCCAGCAGGAAGGCCTGATATGAGTATTTTTAAGTTTGTAAAAAATATGGATGCAGGCAAGCCGATTCCGCTATTCGGCGACGGAACCCAGACAAGGGACTTCACATACATTGACGATATTGCCGACGGCACCATAAGGGCATTGAAAACCAAAGGTTATGAGATAATCAATCTGGGCAGCGACCGTCCTGTCAAACTGAATTATGTTATCGGGCTTCTTGAAAAGAATCTCGGCAAAAAAGCCAAAATCAAGAGACTGAAGATGCACCCTGCCGACGTCACTGCGACATGGGCGCACATAGAAAAAGCCAAGAAAATGCTGGGCTGGAAACCGAAGATGCCTCTTGAAAAAGGCATAGAAAACACTGTTAAATGGTTCATGGAGAATAAGAAGTTTCTGAAAAGTTTAAAGTGGAAGGCTTAG
- a CDS encoding nucleotide sugar dehydrogenase — MTRQFLNKNTIAIVGLGYVGLPLAMELSKVFNVIGFDVKKTRIKKLSSGVDINREFSRKELSRSIGTKIDFTDNPAKLRDARIIIIAVPTPIDEHKIPDLSPLKSASELVGRNLQKGAVVVYESTVYPGVTEEICVPLIEKTSGMKCGRDFRVGYSPERVNPGDKVHGVTGIVKVVSAQDKKTTNLLAKIYGSVVKAGIHKAPDIKTAEAAKVIENIQRDLNIALVNELAIIFNKMGIDTKEVLKAAGTKWNFLPFQPGLVGGHCIGVDPYYLTFKAQALGYHPEVILSGRRINDNMGRYIAEHTVKQLINSGIPVKKSKILILGLTFKENIRDTRNTKVIDIYNELCDYGVKVFIHDPHAIKEEVYEEYRLSLIERPESEKPFDGIILAVRHSEYCNHTLGYFKKLCNSKSVLIDIKSVFKKEAAVKAGFNYWRL; from the coding sequence ATGACCAGGCAGTTCTTAAATAAAAACACAATTGCAATAGTGGGATTGGGATATGTAGGACTGCCCCTTGCTATGGAATTGTCAAAGGTTTTTAATGTCATTGGCTTTGACGTTAAAAAGACCCGTATTAAAAAACTCTCATCCGGAGTTGATATCAACAGGGAGTTTTCAAGAAAAGAGCTATCCCGAAGCATCGGGACAAAAATAGATTTTACAGATAATCCCGCAAAATTAAGGGATGCCCGGATAATAATTATAGCTGTCCCGACACCGATAGACGAACACAAAATCCCTGATTTGTCGCCCCTCAAGTCTGCCTCTGAACTTGTCGGCAGAAATCTTCAAAAAGGCGCTGTTGTTGTTTATGAGTCAACGGTATATCCCGGAGTAACAGAAGAAATATGCGTGCCGCTTATTGAAAAAACTTCGGGGATGAAATGCGGCAGGGATTTTAGGGTGGGCTATTCCCCTGAAAGGGTCAATCCCGGAGATAAAGTCCACGGCGTTACAGGCATTGTAAAGGTTGTCTCAGCGCAGGATAAAAAAACAACAAACCTTCTTGCTAAAATTTACGGCTCAGTCGTAAAAGCCGGAATTCATAAAGCTCCAGACATAAAGACGGCCGAGGCTGCAAAGGTAATAGAAAATATACAGAGGGATTTAAATATTGCGCTTGTCAACGAACTTGCAATCATCTTCAATAAAATGGGGATTGACACAAAGGAGGTGCTAAAGGCCGCCGGGACAAAATGGAATTTTCTTCCATTTCAGCCGGGGCTTGTCGGAGGACACTGCATAGGGGTTGACCCCTATTACTTGACTTTTAAGGCACAGGCGCTGGGGTATCATCCTGAGGTCATCCTCTCAGGCAGAAGAATTAATGACAATATGGGCCGGTATATTGCAGAGCATACAGTAAAACAATTAATAAATTCCGGCATCCCTGTCAAAAAGAGTAAGATTCTTATCCTCGGGCTTACATTTAAAGAAAATATCAGGGATACAAGGAATACCAAAGTTATTGATATTTACAATGAATTGTGTGACTACGGGGTAAAGGTCTTTATCCATGACCCGCATGCCATCAAAGAAGAAGTTTATGAAGAATACAGGCTTTCGCTTATTGAGAGGCCTGAAAGCGAAAAACCCTTTGACGGGATAATCCTTGCAGTAAGGCATAGTGAATACTGCAATCATACACTCGGATACTTTAAGAAACTATGCAACAGCAAATCAGTGCTTATTGATATAAAATCCGTCTTTAAGAAAGAAGCGGCCGTAAAAGCGGGTTTCAACTACTGGAGGCTGTAA
- a CDS encoding SAM-dependent DNA methyltransferase: MATNNFREKANFIWSIADLLRGHYKQADYGKVILPFTVLRRLDYVLEPTKKKVLEAYQKHKGKKPEVLEPILNNAAKAKFHNRSKFDFAELAKDHNNIAANLRNYIRGFSISVQEIIEYFSFEDQIKKLDEYDLLYMIVKRFAEFNGIFKDVDTMHMGYVFEELIRKFAEISNETAGEHFTPREVIRLMVNLLFVNDKDILRKKGIVKTLYDPAGGTGGMLSVAEEYMHELNPDARLEVFGQEINPESYAICKSDMLIKGQNPSNIKFGNTFTQDGLEGETFSSLFTSL; encoded by the coding sequence ATGGCAACAAATAATTTTAGGGAAAAAGCAAATTTCATCTGGTCAATCGCTGACCTTTTAAGAGGCCATTACAAGCAGGCTGATTATGGAAAAGTAATTTTACCGTTTACAGTGTTGCGGCGTTTAGATTATGTGTTAGAGCCGACAAAGAAAAAAGTATTGGAGGCTTATCAGAAACACAAAGGGAAGAAACCTGAAGTGCTTGAACCCATTCTCAACAATGCTGCCAAAGCAAAATTTCACAATCGGAGCAAGTTTGATTTTGCCGAATTAGCAAAAGACCACAACAATATTGCCGCTAACCTTCGTAATTACATCAGGGGGTTTTCAATCAGCGTACAGGAAATTATTGAATACTTCAGCTTTGAAGACCAGATAAAAAAACTGGATGAATACGATTTACTTTACATGATTGTGAAGCGTTTTGCTGAGTTTAACGGAATTTTCAAAGATGTAGACACTATGCACATGGGTTATGTCTTTGAAGAGCTCATTCGGAAGTTTGCAGAAATTAGCAACGAAACAGCGGGAGAGCACTTTACCCCTCGTGAAGTAATCCGCCTCATGGTAAACCTTTTGTTTGTAAATGATAAAGATATTTTACGCAAAAAAGGTATTGTGAAAACCCTTTATGACCCGGCAGGAGGAACAGGCGGTATGCTTTCGGTGGCTGAAGAATATATGCATGAATTGAATCCAGATGCAAGACTGGAGGTATTCGGGCAGGAAATTAATCCAGAATCCTATGCTATTTGTAAATCTGATATGCTCATCAAAGGTCAGAACCCTTCCAATATCAAATTCGGTAATACCTTTACTCAAGACGGCTTGGAAGGTGAAACTTTTTCGTCATTATTTACCTCGCTTTGA
- a CDS encoding prepilin-type N-terminal cleavage/methylation domain-containing protein, producing MHNKKGFTLTELIIVVAIIGILAAIAVPSYLGQQKRAARAEAYTNLESLRLLEEQFMAENSAYTASVGTCSAGNDNITAIQALLPGFQPGSGLNFSYCIEQNIVLAGTAQTPCFRASAFGNSGTRVSGDTFRIDCTNNKNY from the coding sequence ATGCATAACAAAAAAGGCTTCACGCTCACAGAATTAATTATCGTAGTTGCAATCATCGGCATCCTTGCCGCAATCGCCGTTCCGTCATATCTCGGCCAGCAGAAAAGGGCGGCAAGGGCTGAGGCCTATACAAACCTTGAGTCTTTGAGACTGCTTGAAGAGCAGTTTATGGCTGAAAATTCAGCTTACACCGCATCCGTAGGCACATGCTCGGCAGGCAATGACAACATAACCGCAATACAAGCGCTGCTCCCCGGGTTTCAGCCCGGAAGCGGACTAAACTTCAGTTACTGCATTGAGCAGAACATAGTCTTGGCAGGCACAGCGCAGACCCCCTGCTTCAGGGCCAGCGCCTTTGGAAATTCAGGCACCAGGGTCTCCGGAGACACCTTCAGGATAGACTGCACAAATAATAAGAATTACTGA
- a CDS encoding DUF5615 family PIN-like protein: MKIFANENLFEPIIDYLRSLGNDVLSIRESGLSGISDDEVFERACKENMVIITMDKDFTRIFRFPPERCGGIVVAKIYKRTVDETLTIFKKYYQSIKKEDIKGNLIIITPEGVRIRRSTR; encoded by the coding sequence ATGAAGATTTTTGCCAATGAAAACCTTTTTGAGCCCATTATTGATTATTTGAGATCTCTTGGAAACGATGTACTGAGTATTAGAGAAAGTGGTCTTTCCGGCATTTCTGATGATGAGGTATTTGAGAGAGCGTGCAAGGAAAACATGGTCATTATTACTATGGACAAAGATTTCACAAGAATATTCAGGTTTCCTCCGGAGAGATGCGGAGGAATTGTTGTTGCTAAAATATATAAAAGAACTGTTGATGAGACACTCACGATTTTCAAAAAGTATTATCAATCTATCAAGAAAGAAGACATAAAAGGGAATTTGATTATTATAACCCCGGAAGGCGTGCGCATCAGAAGATCAACAAGATGA
- a CDS encoding glutamyl-tRNA reductase — protein sequence MNILVVGLNHKTAEVEVREKVAFDGNKLGDASDILKTNPQVKENIILSTCNRVELYATVKDTVQGTEGIKKFLSDFHNIPKEVLDKSLYVHDGGVAIRHIFRVASSLDSMVVGEPQILGQLKDAYEFSLKRKSTGILLNRLMKKAFSVAKRVRTETKIAESAVSISFAAVELARKIFEDLSTKTFMLFGAGEMAELAAKHLINNGVKDVLVTNRTYERAEELAREFNGKPVQFESFLQELVHTDIVICSTGAPHYILTKEHMHKIMKQRKNRQMFIIDISVPRNIDPEINDMDNVYLYDIDDLQGVIDTNIQERNREADKAEKIVETEIEAFLKWQASLSAVPTIVALREKAEAIRKEEVEKTMRKLGGLKQEEIQAVEALTNSIVNKLIHPPTAALKSEMEDKDVMVDIIKRLYNLDVKENYEQE from the coding sequence ATGAATATATTGGTAGTAGGCCTTAATCATAAAACGGCAGAGGTTGAGGTAAGGGAGAAGGTAGCCTTTGACGGCAATAAGCTCGGCGATGCCTCTGATATCCTAAAGACCAATCCTCAGGTGAAAGAAAATATAATCCTCTCTACCTGTAACAGGGTGGAACTTTATGCCACTGTCAAAGACACTGTACAGGGGACAGAGGGCATTAAAAAATTTCTCTCTGATTTTCATAATATCCCGAAAGAAGTCCTTGATAAATCCCTTTATGTGCATGACGGCGGAGTCGCTATAAGGCATATCTTTAGGGTTGCCTCAAGCCTTGATTCAATGGTGGTGGGAGAGCCTCAGATATTAGGGCAGTTAAAAGACGCCTACGAGTTCTCGCTGAAAAGAAAATCCACAGGCATACTGCTTAACCGGCTGATGAAAAAAGCCTTCTCTGTTGCAAAGAGGGTCAGGACCGAAACTAAAATCGCAGAGAGCGCAGTGAGCATAAGCTTTGCGGCAGTTGAGCTGGCAAGGAAGATTTTTGAGGATTTATCCACAAAGACATTTATGCTTTTCGGCGCCGGAGAGATGGCGGAGCTTGCGGCAAAACATTTAATCAACAACGGCGTGAAAGATGTCCTTGTGACCAATAGGACCTATGAAAGGGCGGAGGAGCTTGCGAGGGAATTTAACGGCAAGCCGGTGCAGTTTGAAAGTTTTCTGCAAGAGCTTGTGCATACGGACATTGTGATTTGTTCAACCGGCGCGCCTCACTACATTCTTACAAAAGAGCATATGCATAAAATCATGAAGCAGAGGAAGAACAGGCAGATGTTCATAATTGACATCTCCGTACCGCGCAATATAGACCCTGAGATTAATGACATGGACAATGTGTATCTTTATGATATTGACGATTTGCAGGGGGTTATTGATACAAACATTCAGGAGAGAAACAGGGAGGCTGATAAGGCTGAGAAAATAGTAGAGACTGAAATAGAAGCTTTCTTAAAGTGGCAGGCGTCTTTGTCCGCAGTGCCGACGATTGTAGCATTAAGGGAAAAGGCAGAGGCAATAAGAAAAGAAGAGGTTGAAAAGACTATGAGAAAATTGGGAGGGCTGAAACAGGAGGAAATTCAGGCTGTAGAAGCCCTGACAAATTCCATCGTTAATAAACTTATTCATCCGCCCACTGCTGCGCTGAAGAGCGAGATGGAGGATAAGGATGTGATGGTGGACATTATCAAAAGGCTGTATAACCTTGATGTAAAGGAAAATTATGAGCAAGAATAA
- a CDS encoding glycosyltransferase family 4 protein translates to MKIALVRKNYTPYGGAENYLRLVFKGLQAQGNEVQIFSANEWGADISNVHKIRTVKKPSFLSNLFFAFNIQSAFKKEFFDCILSFERIPFQDIPHVRKTPPVMLSNGVYRAGDGCHKEWLERRRAVEPFYKGLSFSINPHHLVMLYLEKKCFENSGVIIANSMMVKNDIIRHYRILEDKICVIYNGVDRNRFRPVTAEQKNIARDSLGIKEHSIILFAGADLKRKGLKTLLKAFSLLKMKDKRLIVAGKRPSLKYIELAERLKINKSVTFWGAETSLEHLYTVSDVFVLPTIYDPFSNASLEAMASGLPVVTTVYNGVSELISDGAEGFAIKDPFDEKVFADKISLALAQSVEMGEKARAKAEGYSIDRAIGEIIRLIETQRGGFDR, encoded by the coding sequence ATGAAAATAGCCCTCGTACGAAAAAACTACACGCCATACGGCGGAGCGGAAAACTATCTGAGACTTGTCTTTAAAGGACTTCAGGCGCAAGGCAATGAGGTTCAAATCTTCAGCGCTAATGAATGGGGGGCGGATATTTCAAATGTTCACAAAATAAGAACAGTAAAAAAGCCCTCCTTCCTTTCAAACCTGTTTTTTGCCTTTAACATTCAGAGTGCTTTTAAAAAAGAATTTTTTGACTGTATTTTGAGTTTTGAGCGTATACCATTTCAGGATATTCCCCACGTTAGGAAAACCCCCCCTGTCATGCTTTCTAACGGGGTTTACAGAGCAGGTGACGGCTGTCATAAGGAGTGGCTTGAGAGACGCAGGGCGGTTGAACCGTTTTATAAAGGTCTGAGTTTTTCCATAAACCCCCATCATCTTGTCATGCTTTATCTTGAGAAAAAGTGTTTTGAAAATTCAGGGGTAATCATTGCAAACTCAATGATGGTAAAAAATGACATTATCAGGCATTACAGAATTCTTGAGGATAAGATATGCGTGATTTATAACGGCGTGGACCGTAACAGGTTCAGGCCTGTTACGGCAGAACAAAAAAATATTGCGAGGGATTCATTGGGAATAAAAGAACACAGTATAATCTTATTTGCAGGCGCTGATTTAAAGAGGAAAGGACTTAAAACCCTTTTAAAGGCATTTTCTCTTTTGAAGATGAAAGACAAACGGCTGATAGTTGCAGGGAAAAGACCATCGCTGAAATATATAGAGCTGGCAGAAAGGCTCAAGATAAATAAAAGTGTGACTTTCTGGGGAGCTGAAACATCTCTTGAACATCTTTATACGGTTTCAGACGTATTTGTCCTGCCGACAATCTATGATCCGTTCAGCAACGCCTCGCTTGAGGCAATGGCGTCAGGCCTTCCTGTGGTGACCACAGTATATAACGGCGTCTCAGAATTAATTAGTGACGGGGCTGAGGGCTTTGCGATAAAAGACCCGTTTGATGAGAAGGTTTTTGCGGATAAAATATCTCTTGCCCTGGCACAGTCTGTTGAAATGGGGGAAAAGGCGCGGGCAAAGGCAGAGGGTTATTCCATTGACAGGGCGATAGGGGAGATTATACGTCTTATTGAAACGCAAAGAGGCGGATTTGACAGATAA
- the hemC gene encoding hydroxymethylbilane synthase has product MSKNKVVIATRGSKLALWQANWVKAQLEKRNPGLTIDLKKIKTTGDKILDVPLAKVGGKGLFVKEIEDALLRKEADLAVHSMKDVPTDLPKGLYIAVILKREDPRDAFITKISNSIPNKSGQISNFKSLPKGASVGTSSLRRMCQLLSIRPDLKIAQLRGNLDTRIRKLEGGQFDAIIVAAAGVKRLGMAEKITEILEPDISLPAIAQGAVGIECRTDDKFINELIAPLNHEKTSICVRAERAFLKKLEGGCQVPIAAHARLVESQGSKSDASRITHHELLFMEGLVGSVSGDRIIKDSIQGKPEDAEKLGLKLAEELISKGAGKILAEVYSRE; this is encoded by the coding sequence ATGAGCAAGAATAAAGTTGTTATTGCAACACGCGGCAGCAAGCTCGCCTTATGGCAGGCTAACTGGGTGAAGGCACAGCTTGAAAAAAGAAATCCCGGATTGACAATAGACCTTAAAAAGATTAAAACCACAGGAGATAAGATATTGGATGTTCCGCTTGCAAAGGTCGGCGGCAAGGGGCTTTTTGTCAAGGAGATTGAGGATGCGCTTTTAAGAAAAGAAGCAGACCTTGCAGTGCACAGCATGAAGGATGTGCCTACTGATTTGCCCAAAGGACTTTATATAGCAGTTATATTAAAGCGGGAGGATCCGAGGGATGCATTCATAACTAAAATTTCAAATTCCATCCCGAATAAGTCGGGACAAATTTCAAATTTCAAAAGTCTGCCGAAGGGTGCAAGCGTAGGCACGAGCAGTTTAAGGAGGATGTGCCAGCTTTTAAGCATAAGGCCTGATTTAAAGATTGCCCAGTTGCGCGGAAATCTGGATACGAGGATAAGGAAGCTTGAGGGGGGGCAGTTTGACGCAATTATTGTTGCCGCAGCCGGCGTAAAGCGCCTCGGCATGGCAGAGAAAATTACTGAGATACTTGAGCCAGATATCAGCCTTCCTGCAATTGCGCAGGGCGCTGTCGGGATAGAATGCAGGACTGATGATAAATTCATAAATGAACTTATTGCGCCTTTAAATCATGAAAAGACGTCCATCTGCGTCAGGGCGGAGCGCGCATTTCTTAAAAAACTGGAGGGCGGCTGTCAGGTGCCTATCGCAGCGCATGCGCGGTTAGTTGAGAGTCAGGGGTCAAAATCAGACGCATCACGCATCACGCATCACGAGTTACTATTTATGGAGGGTCTTGTCGGAAGTGTTTCAGGCGACAGGATTATCAAGGATTCCATTCAGGGCAAGCCTGAAGATGCGGAAAAATTAGGGCTTAAACTTGCAGAGGAATTAATCTCCAAAGGCGCAGGAAAAATTCTGGCAGAAGTTTATTCAAGGGAGTAA
- the ccsB gene encoding c-type cytochrome biogenesis protein CcsB, whose protein sequence is MELNVLFFEFALTLYLIATVIGIIGLFKGTKISHKAILIFTAIGFLFHTTNIAVRYIKGGYFPVTNIHEAASFFSWCIVLLFLLLEYRYKIGLLGSFIMPIVFVLMLSSSVFPREIKEAPPMLQSYWLCIHTVLAFLGDAAFAMAFGVGIMYLIQERHLKSKHLNGLFQKLPNIQVLDELNYRLITIGFPLLTLAIITGVIWASTAIGQFWRWDPKEVWSLITWIIYAIVLHLRLTVGWRGRKAAILSIVGFIAVIFTFFGVNLILKGYHDFV, encoded by the coding sequence ATGGAATTGAATGTACTGTTTTTTGAATTTGCGCTTACATTATATTTAATTGCTACTGTAATCGGTATTATAGGACTTTTCAAAGGCACAAAAATCTCTCATAAAGCTATTCTCATATTTACTGCCATTGGTTTTCTTTTTCATACGACAAATATTGCGGTAAGATACATCAAGGGAGGATATTTCCCTGTTACAAATATCCACGAGGCGGCATCTTTTTTCTCATGGTGCATTGTACTGCTTTTCTTACTGCTTGAATACAGGTATAAGATAGGACTGCTCGGGTCTTTCATAATGCCAATTGTTTTTGTCCTGATGCTTTCGTCATCCGTGTTTCCGAGGGAAATAAAAGAGGCGCCGCCGATGCTTCAAAGTTACTGGCTCTGTATCCACACTGTGCTTGCTTTTTTAGGCGATGCGGCGTTTGCCATGGCATTCGGCGTTGGAATTATGTATCTCATACAGGAGCGGCATCTGAAATCAAAGCATTTAAATGGGCTTTTTCAAAAACTGCCGAATATACAGGTTCTTGATGAGCTTAACTACCGCCTTATAACAATTGGTTTTCCGCTTTTGACTCTTGCCATAATAACAGGCGTAATATGGGCGAGCACCGCTATCGGACAGTTCTGGCGGTGGGACCCCAAAGAGGTCTGGTCTCTTATCACATGGATTATATATGCCATCGTCCTTCATCTCAGGCTTACTGTCGGGTGGAGGGGCAGAAAGGCCGCGATTCTTTCTATTGTAGGATTTATTGCAGTTATTTTTACATTCTTCGGCGTTAATCTCATTCTAAAAGGGTATCATGATTTTGTATGA
- a CDS encoding DUF433 domain-containing protein, translated as MSISIERIKSDPKVCSGKPCIKGTRIPAHIVLDLLAAGESFEGIKKAYPNITDEDIRACLLYASILADEEAGVTAA; from the coding sequence ATGAGTATTAGTATTGAAAGAATAAAATCTGATCCGAAGGTATGCAGCGGCAAGCCGTGTATTAAAGGCACCCGAATCCCTGCGCATATCGTATTAGATCTTCTGGCTGCAGGAGAGAGTTTTGAAGGGATTAAAAAAGCATATCCCAATATTACCGATGAGGACATCAGGGCATGCCTGCTATATGCTTCTATTCTTGCTGATGAGGAGGCAGGGGTCACAGCAGCATGA
- a CDS encoding glycosyltransferase family 9 protein: MKRKEADLTDNPSTFKSVRKILVIKLRHIGDVLLSAPAMRALKESFPDAKVSVLINSGTEESLSGNPAIDELIIFDRSIKKLPLVNRIAKEIAFLRKIRAKGFDMAVDLTNGDRAVILSYFSGARYRLAADPGKKGFAGKRYLYTHLANIDKQKHMVFQNLDVVKQFGIDAKNEDVDFFIPEEAKAFVKKIFKENSIEDTDKVVHIHPTSRWLWKCWKDEYMAEIIGWLIEKGIKVIVTSAPDGREMEKAKRILSLISDYRTQNTEHRQNNSELMHISGDSPSRSIGMGQSPLRVLDLAGKTTIKQLAAISEASDLFVGVDSAPMHIAAAVGTPVVALFGPTLENLWAPYSRGHIVISKDMPCKPCKKGSCEGVELRECMKAIKQEDVKKAVSKLLRTHNC, from the coding sequence TTGAAACGCAAAGAGGCGGATTTGACAGATAATCCTTCTACATTTAAAAGTGTCAGAAAAATCCTTGTCATAAAACTCAGGCATATAGGAGATGTTCTTTTGTCAGCGCCGGCAATGAGGGCGTTAAAAGAGTCATTCCCGGATGCAAAGGTGTCTGTCCTTATAAATTCAGGCACAGAGGAGTCGCTTTCAGGCAATCCTGCAATTGATGAATTAATTATCTTTGACCGCTCAATAAAAAAATTGCCTTTGGTTAACCGCATTGCAAAAGAAATTGCATTTCTCAGAAAAATAAGGGCAAAAGGCTTTGACATGGCAGTTGACCTTACAAACGGGGACCGAGCGGTGATTTTATCTTATTTCTCAGGCGCAAGATACAGATTGGCCGCTGACCCGGGCAAAAAAGGGTTTGCAGGCAAAAGATACCTGTATACGCATCTTGCAAATATTGACAAGCAAAAACACATGGTGTTTCAGAATCTTGATGTCGTAAAGCAGTTTGGCATAGATGCGAAGAATGAAGATGTGGATTTTTTTATACCGGAGGAGGCAAAGGCATTTGTAAAAAAGATTTTTAAAGAAAATAGTATAGAGGATACTGATAAAGTCGTTCATATCCATCCGACATCCAGATGGCTTTGGAAATGTTGGAAGGATGAATACATGGCAGAGATTATCGGCTGGCTGATTGAAAAGGGGATAAAGGTTATTGTGACATCAGCGCCGGATGGGAGAGAAATGGAAAAAGCAAAAAGGATTCTGTCTCTGATTTCTGATTACAGAACACAGAACACAGAACACAGACAAAATAACTCTGAGCTCATGCACATATCCGGGGACAGTCCCTCCCGAAGTATCGGGATGGGACAGTCCCCTTTACGGGTTTTAGATTTAGCAGGTAAAACCACAATAAAACAGCTTGCCGCAATCTCAGAGGCATCGGACTTGTTTGTAGGTGTTGACTCTGCGCCTATGCACATAGCCGCGGCAGTAGGCACGCCTGTGGTTGCGCTCTTTGGACCGACATTGGAAAATTTATGGGCTCCCTACAGCAGGGGGCATATTGTTATCTCAAAAGACATGCCATGCAAGCCCTGCAAAAAAGGAAGCTGCGAGGGCGTTGAATTAAGGGAATGTATGAAGGCGATAAAACAGGAGGATGTAAAAAAGGCGGTTTCAAAGTTATTAAGAACACATAATTGTTAA